AAAATTGATTTTGGCTTACAGAGATAATCTCTTATAAATCGAACGAAAATTAAAGATCGTAAGCTCGGTTCGGTTCATCAAAATTTACGATATATTTCATCTCTATTATGTCACAATGACTTTGGAATATGAAATGTCTAAGTGTTATGTTGAATCTACTaacgaaaattaaaaatatgataattatatttagttatttatttaataattacATGAGATAATTTTACTGCCATATTTGAAATAAGTTTCCTCCGAGCAAGAAGGAAGTATGATCTCATTAAAATCTAGCAATAATCTTATTATATTGAGGGTGCATTTTGGTTGGATGATTGGAACATTTAGTATAGATTATACTATATTACCAACAACAAAGAGTTTAACTTGTAAAAAGCAAATCAACAAGTAAAAAATATTAAGGGGTTCTGAATCTCATGGAATCCCAttggaaacttgaaattgtgttatttatatttttttattttttcatataatAGTTTCTACTATGCAATATATCGATTGCTAATACATTTGCAGGCAATGAATTATGATTTCTCCCTTCATAGGACTTCATACCATACAATGCATAAGCTTAGTTAAActaatcatcatatataacttgaATCAAATTGGATTTTAGATGGGTTCGGATCAGATTCAATTTAGTAACAACCATATTCCTTACATTGCATTGATAATTGGCATCCATAAAGACCCAAAAAAATTGTATGCAAAATGTTTCTAAATAGACCAAAATCAATGAAAtgaatatttaattaaattagatCATATTTTCTTCTCATGAGTGTTATGTGCACAGTTGTTATCGTGTCAATTTGATGAAAATAGGAAGCATAGCTGAATTCTAATTGCAAGGATAGACTTACCTTTATTATGGAATGCAGGGCTTAATTATAAGGGATTAAGCTTGTCTTCTTAgtatacgagagagagagagagagagagagagagtatgcaTTACACATATGGGATTCAGTCAAGGCATAGAGTTGCGAGAATCATTTTGAAGAGGGCAATCACGATGAGATCTCGCTTGTCTTGTGAACCCTTCTCTTCTTTGCAAGACTGTGGTCATCCTTTTGCTGATCTCTCCACCTGAACAGCTGCTCCATCTCTTCAGTTCCCACCACGATCAGTTCCGGCTCCGACGACCAGTGTCTCCTTTTGCATGGTGCCGACCTCCTCGTCTTcttcggcgcaggcgggcagatcCGTGGGAAGACCGGCAGCCTACTCTCTTCAGACGTCGGTGTGTGGCATTCCTCGTCGTCCTCGCCGCCCTCCATCGAAGCGTCAGTCGAAACAGGAGTTAGCTTTGGGGAGGCCAACTGAACCCTAAGGTTTACTAAAGAAGGTGGAGCTCTTGTGAAGGATGTTGTTGGTTGGTGTCCGTTGGCCTTCTTATCTCTTCCACTCATTCCAAGCTGATGTCCTCAAAACTTTTACTTTCTCAAAGGTTTCCTTTAGGATGTCTTTATCTTCTACTCTCTCTTTTTCTGCTTGTCATCATCTACCAACCGACCTTCACCTGAGAAGCATGCAGCACACAATAACCAGGTTGGGAATGGGCACTTCAGGTGGAGCTTCAgagagcatgaaaagttagagtaCTCCTAGAACATGTTGTTTTCTCCGACAGGTTTCATAGGATACCTTGCGGATCATGAGCCAGCATATCCCTCGAGGGTAGGGAAATTAGTACTCACAGGTAATCGAGTGGAGAAAGAGGACCACCCTGTTTCTGCGTCTTCGGCCTTCCATGGAAGGGAACGCATCCATGCACGTGGAGTTGGCGAGCTCTGCCAAAGGGTGTCAGCAAAGCAATGGCGACTTCTGCAGTGGGTTGTCAGGGAAGTGTCTTCCCTGACATGATTAACAAATCATTCGTAGCTGCTGAGCTTTTTGGTGCTGTCATGGATGTCACCGAAACGCTTGGTTTCTCGCATTGCGTTTGGCTGATTTGATCTCTTCATGCACCATGCATGTTGTACAATTGGAAAACAAAGATAAAGAGTTTActgataataatttatattgatCCTATTGATCCCAAAATTTAGCTATTAGAAGGAGATCCAATGTATCTTAAACTCCATCACACCTCTCATACCAACTAGAGAAAAAGACATACATATAGGATTCGATACAAAAGACTACACAAGAACACTACTGATCTCAATAATGGTATTTCACAATAGACTCGTGACTCAGGACAGGGAAACCAGGTAGGGCAAGTCAACGTCAACGGGTTTTGGATGGATGACTATGGGCGGCGGGTCAACTTCCTGGAGTCGACGAAGTTCTTGCGCTGGGGCTCGCAGGAGGACATGTAGTCCAGGAAAGCGGCGAAATCCGTGTCCACGTACATCCTGGGGTTCTCTTCGTTGACGAGCTCCGGCGACGGCCGTACGACGCTGTCGAACGGGAGGCTGTGGAGGGAGGCCACGGACAACCGCGACGTGGAGGAGTTGACCAGCACCCGGTGCAGCACGCTACTGTATCTTCCATTGCTAAATATCTGAAATATCATCGATTTGGTGCATCCAGATTCCTATTAGGTTCATTCATCCTTTTGATTGGTACGGATACATATAATTGTTGGATTGAAAAGTGTTTTATAATTTTTAGAGTCAATATCTCAAGAGTACAAGGAATCATAGTAAATATGAGAGAATAAGATCTAACTTTCTGTGAGTGAAAAAGAAGATATGAGTAATACTTTGGGTGCTATCATGTTTCTAATAAATATGAAAGAAAATGTTTAAATTCTTTGTGGTTAATTTATTGATATCtgaattctttttattttaaaccTTTCTCTCTTTTCCAAAAATAACATACTAAAACATTTTGGATTCTCTCCATCTGTCATGTGTTAGAGCGAttctgaaatatatatatatatatatatatatatatatatatatatatatatatataacctacgTAAATGCATGGGAGCATGCAGCTTCCTCATTGTTTGGCAAACTGATGCAACAGGTGGTTCAGTTTGAGCTGAGACCTCGGCATGATGCGATAGATTTTGGTTGCGTACTGACCTCAAGGTGATCGCCGACGTTGACGACAAAGGCGTTCGGAACGGGCTCGACGGTGATCCATTCATCGCGGTACAGCACCTGGAGGCCCTCGACCTCGTCCTGGAGGACGAACGTGAGGAAGCCGTAGTCGGAGTGGGCCGGCATCCCGAGGGTAAGATCAGGCTGAGGGCACGCTGGGTAGCAATTCAGCACCATGAGTTGGGATCCGGCGTCGAACTCGTCGAGAGCGGAGGTTCCCACACCGAGGCTCTCGAGGACGGCCGCCATGACGACCAAGAACAAGGACTTGACGTGCTTGGCATATGAAGCTGCTTCCTCCCTGTAAGAGCAGTGACACGGCGTTAGTAGCTGCATGCCATTAATACAAATGAGGATATATATGTTCTTGTCACCTCAAATCCGTGGGAGAAGAAGGCCAGTGTGGAAGAACAGTGTCGTGAGGATGGCAGCTCAGCTTCAAGAAGTCCCTCCAACAGAACACTCGATCCTTGGTCTGGTTGAAGCTGGTCCCGTACCTCACTGCGCTCCTCACGTCGGTCGTCAtgtacctctctctctcctcgaacGGAAGCTCGAAGAACCTCTTCCCGACGTCGATCATTCTCCGAATAGCCTCACCATCTACGTCATGATTCACCACCTACAGCAAAAGACCATGTAGATCATTCAACCTGCGTGTCAACCTACAGAATGAACCCTTCACGAGTGCAGTTAACGTACCTGGAAGAAGCCATACTCCTTGCAAGCTCTGTCTAATGTCTCGAGGACGCTGGCGCGGTCGGGCGAAAGCAGCTGGCCGACGTCGACGACGGGAAGCTGGAGATTGGGTTTACGAACGGCCGGCGCGAGCCGGGGCCGATCGGAGAGGGGCAAGACGTACCTGGGAGGGATCCTTGTGATGCCATTTTCACAGAGGTACCTCACTCCCTTCATGGCTCTGTTCTCCACCGTTACGTCCATTGGCACTGCCTTGGCTCAACGGAGTTAAGTCGATAAAGTGGAGAAATGTGTTGAAGGGATGGGGAAGACAGTGAAGAACATGTGAGGTTTATATACACAACGCAGAAGGCTTGCGTTGGAGGTCGGCAGACTGCATGTCCATTGACTCGATGGTTGGTAATGGTGGCCGACAAGCGGCGATCTGGAAAGTCTTCAGCTGAATGGGCGATGGCGCCTGCGATTTGATCTCTTCAAATctcaatgagagagagagaaaaagagcttTCGAGGAAAAAGCAAGCATGAGACAAAACCCAACAACTCAGCTGGTTCAGATACAGAACAAAATGTCTAACAGATGGTTCTAATTTAGAGAAACTATGGAacctaataaaattataattacataattatcatcataaagataatttttatttttgttcgtaATTAATATGATAAATATTTCAAGTCAGTTAAAAAACTCGATATGCATAGTCAAATCACATGAGCTAAAAGAAGAATATAAAGTTTTATTCTTATTTCTTCCGTTGGTTGTCGTTGACTCGAGAATATTCAGATGATTTTATATGTGATATTTTGAAAAATActtttgacctttttttttttttaattgattagATCTACGATGGATTGGAATAAAATCttccaaataatataatattggaTGCTTAGGTGCCTCTTGTTAGTGTCAACATCTTTACGCCGTCGTCTTGGGGCTAATACGgttgggttcgggtccgaatgattggAGATCTTCCTGAACGACCCTTGAGACTGCTAAGGTAGTTGATTGCGGTGGTCCGATTGCTACGGGGTCACTGTTTTCTTCAAAAGAGGACCCCTCGCCTGAGCCTTCGGTGGGAGATACTCCGTCTTCGTCCCtagacacaggtcgggtcggaaaagctcggctcgacccctccgacgattaagtcaGTCGATAGTCTCAGggggtttttcttatttttctccctCCCTCTTCGTTCCGAACGCGAGGATTTTTATAGGGAAGGTCACCGTTTCTTGAtatgcccgcttgcagggagcaTGGTCGTACCTTGGATAACGTCTGACACTAGCATTGGCGTTGCGTGAAGGATCGGGCTCCTACAGGATGGTGACATGCCTCGATCAATGTTTTGGTCTGCTTCGGTCAGACGCTGTCAGGTCATATTGAGGCAAGCGACCCCCGCAACTCTTCGGTCCGCGTGACCTAAGGAGATGTCACCCAGACGACGTTAATTCATGTCTCATCATTATTATTAGCCTTATCACCTCCCagcttgtccttttttttttaaatagatgCAGCCAAGTAACCAAGGATGTCCTCAAAACTTTTACTTTCACAAAGGTTTCCGACAGGATGTCTTTTATCTTCTACTCTCTCTTTTTCTGCTTGTCATCATCTACCAACCGACCTTCACCTGAGAAGCATGCAGCACACAATAACCAGGTTGGGAATGGGCACTTCAGGTAGAGCTTCAGAGAGCATGAAAAGTTAAGAGTACTCCTAGAACATGTTATTTTCTCCGACTTTTAAATTCCAAGCTGATGTGAGTACTAATTTCCCTACCCTCGAGGGATATGCTGGCTCATGATCCGCAAGGTATCCTATGAATCCTGTCGGAGAAAATAACATATGTTCTAGGAGTACTCTTTAACTTTTCATGCTCTCTGAAGCTCTACCTGAAGTGCCCATTCCCAACCTGGTTATTGTGTGCTGCATGCTTCTGAGGTGAAGGTCGGTTGGTAGATGATGACAAGCAGAAAAAGAGAGAGTAGAAGATAAAGACATCCTAAAGGAAACCTTTGAGAAAGTAAAAGTTTTGAGGACATCAGCTTGGAATTTTGAATACAAGTATAATGACTTTGAAACTCATGCTAATATTAATTAATACCCCTccaaaaacattataattataattaaattaactAACTGATGGAAGTAATATTTGATGTTTGAGTTTCTTGGAATCTTGATTTATTTTCAATTCACAAACCATGATATATAAACTGCTTAaacatttgatgatttaaattttggaAGAGATATACAAACAATGTGAATGCTGAGTCAACTGGATGAGTTCCATGATTCAACCAATCAACTTTCCATAATGTCAGCCAAGATAAATTTTTGATTAGGTGCAAAAGTTAGACCGTTGACTGCTGATGGAAATCCTACTCATTGAAAGATTATCCATCTCATTTGTGTTCTTTCTTGTAAATACATTCTTAATGGGATCGGATTCATATACATATCCCTCAAAATGTTAGCTATTATCATATTGCCTCGAACACTTAATATAAACTCCAGAAACACCATCTACAATCCCTGTCGACGCATGGTAGAATGCCCCAGAACGAAGATTGACATGGTTAGGGTTAGTGTTAGGGTTTACATGAACTCAGCCTGCAGCCACCACCAAGTCAGTAATAGAAGCAACTCCACCATCAACCTCAAGAACACAAGCTtgcacgaggaggaggaggaggaggaggaggcactcTGCTGCTTCGTGGCCTTGTTACCAGTTATGATCCAACATACAAGAATTTAATCTACATCAGCTCCACAAATGAGAAACAGGAAGTAGAATCTACAAATCAGAAACTTCTGAGGTCAACATGATTTATTCGCACTATTTTCTGTGTTCCTATTTCTTCCTAACAAGACAATACCACCGGTCAACATTTGCTAcatttccttctccctctttgtttGTTTTACTTAACGAACATGGATGATCATGCACTTAACTCCTTAATCATTTATTATTATGACatctaaaatattgatttaatagtgGTATATCATACCTATCTATCAAGAATTAGAGGATTCAATATCTCATCTAATAATTGTtttttgatgatatattattttttaggtgTACTATACCAACTTAGTTATCAAAGATTGAGAGACCAATATCTAAACAGACAAATTTCTTGATGAGGGTAGCTAATCTACTGTAATTTGattgcaacaaaaaaaaaggcaTTAATATTATTCAAAGTTATTATTTAGGattctactgtattttttctttatttttttggaaTGACATACTCTTTTCAAAATTTCCATTGGGTTCTTATTATTTTCTAATACCTTAAATGTTCATCTTCTTTTTTCCAACAAAATAGTTTCAATCCATACTATATGGACTGATTCATAGGATGAATTAGTCTAACTCGATGACTCAatctatatattataataattttaattttggaAATGAACCAGACTTTACTCCTTTACAAAATATCTTATGAACTAGTCCATCAAATGTGATTGGAAACTATTTTATTGGGAACGGATATAGAAATATAGAGTATTAGAGAAAAATAAGAGCGtcaaaaaatctgaaaaaaaataaaaatcgttATTTTTTCTCTATTCTCTATCAAGTATGGATCTTAATAATCAATATACGACATCACCCTTAATAACGTTTGATTTCATCCCATGACGCACCATTGGACCGGACAGAACCTTCACAAGTGGACCGGACGAAGCGCCGCTTCTTATTGACTCGAGGCTGAGACCAACAGAAGATTTGATATGGCATTGGGTGGGGGCCGCGCGGACGCGTACCCCCGATACCACAAATTACGACGCCCACTCTCCCACTTGGGGAGATGGTAGAGCAGCTCGCCCCCCAACGTGCAATGGGGCCCGCTGCCCTAGGCCACGTGCCTTCTTGATCACCCGTCGACCGCGTCCAGGTAAGTATGGTATTAAGGTTGCCGGAAGCCCTCTCTTATGCTTCTCCCTTCTCCCTCTGTCTTCGTGCCttgccgatgtgggactaaacttCTGCCTACGTGTTTGATTTCAAGCTACATTACACGCATTTAGCATTGGCATTGGAAGAGTTAATACTCGTTTTGATTGTTatatttgattgattgattcttttattttgttttgttaCGGTTGTTTTTTTTGCCAAGGCAGTTACGAATTGTTTTAAAAAACAAAACAACACAATAAAAGcagttccttttttttgtttttgaaaatAGGGAGAAGAAGACACATAAagcaagggagagagagagagagagcaatcggGTCGAATCCGGAGATGGAGGTTTACTGGGTGATGCGGCGTTGGTCGCCCGCGAGATCCCTCGGCCTTCTTATAGCCGGCGTGCGTCCCCCTCG
This genomic stretch from Musa acuminata AAA Group cultivar baxijiao chromosome BXJ3-9, Cavendish_Baxijiao_AAA, whole genome shotgun sequence harbors:
- the LOC103998985 gene encoding probable 2-oxoglutarate-dependent dioxygenase SLC1, with protein sequence MDVTVENRAMKGVRYLCENGITRIPPRYVLPLSDRPRLAPAVRKPNLQLPVVDVGQLLSPDRASVLETLDRACKEYGFFQVVNHDVDGEAIRRMIDVGKRFFELPFEERERYMTTDVRSAVRYGTSFNQTKDRVFCWRDFLKLSCHPHDTVLPHWPSSPTDLREEAASYAKHVKSLFLVVMAAVLESLGVGTSALDEFDAGSQLMVLNCYPACPQPDLTLGMPAHSDYGFLTFVLQDEVEGLQVLYRDEWITVEPVPNAFVVNVGDHLEIFSNGRYSSVLHRVLVNSSTSRLSVASLHSLPFDSVVRPSPELVNEENPRMYVDTDFAAFLDYMSSCEPQRKNFVDSRKLTRRP